From the genome of Nicotiana sylvestris chromosome 1, ASM39365v2, whole genome shotgun sequence:
ttctggagcttactaccctactgttactatagttttagtacatatagctgaaatttctcTTCTACTCTCTGATttcaagaagaaaaatacaaggatgctgttgaaaaaatgcaagcaaaattcaaaaatatttcattCCAATTCCTCCGGTTTACTAAATTGGTTttgttttaaatccttctattaagataTCTAATTGTCGCTAATTAATCAAtgttttatatacttatatggagattggactGACTAAAACCCCAGATATATATtcttgtatgaacaagctaaatgattatttacaacaattatataattgTTATGCAAATTTAATTGACAATGTTGCTAATGATGTAGGAAATGTTGATCCCACTTTTCATTGTACTACTTCTACTTCAACATCTGCTATTATGGATGAAGACGAAAACCTTGAtggttttaatttttggtgtACATTTCCTTccactcaaaccagtagcaggaacattgatgaacttcaattatACTTGCAAAAGCAAACGGAGACTTGCACAAAGGAATTTTCATTGTTGGCATTGTGGCATGAAAATGAAAACAATTTCTTGTTCTTTCGGCAATGGCTCAGGACATGTAAATGTGTCAATTTCAAtcgttgcatcagagagcgcatttAGTCAAGTAAGACAACAGCTAGAAGACACCCGTAACTCATTGGGAAGCAATTCTTTGGAAGTTctagtatgtttcagagattggattagatcgaAGCGAAGAAATCAAAGACGTGAAGATGTTGAAAAACCAAAAGACGAGGAACTTGGAAATATATTAACAAATGGTAACCCATCTGAATTCAACACTCCAGAAGATGGCCAAGAAGTTCATATTGACTATGAAGAACTTACTAGGGCAATGCAAAATCTTTGAAGTTTGAAGACTAtatttaataaatcaaatttGAATTTACCCTTTTTTCTTTAGTTTAgttgttgttaaatgtaaactttaatttgcaaatttaaattaaaaaaagaacttgcaaactataagttaattttttttcatgttcattGTATTATCTTAAATTCTTAATGAAATATTCAAATATAGTACTTTAAAGCCTTTGAAGTTTTTATTCAAACATTCTCTTTATGAGTTAGTTTTTAATGTTTTAcatttttactttatcttaatATAAATTACGATTGTTatacaaaatcaaaaaaaaaaaaaaaagaccggACCGGCCAATTAGGCCAGGTACCGTTCCGGTTCACTTTTTCACCGGCTAAGACCGGTAATTTAAAACCGATAGCCGGACCGTTGCCAAGACCGGCCGGTCTCATATTCCTCTAGCCCAGACCGGACCGGCCTGGCCCCCTAACACCCATAGGTTATATTGTCAAGACATATACTTTCTCCACTGTGTCCAACTTCAGAGGGGTTTAAAGCTAGACGTGGAGAGGTTGCACCATTCACTCTTAGTTGTGGACCAAACAAATGACTAACCCATACCCTTCGTTCTGCCTCTCCCATTTTCACCCCACACAAAATATAGTGTAGATGTGTCTATAAGCTTTATTTAATGAACTTGTGCATACTTACTTTGAAGAAAGCTTCAAGAACTGGTCGAATCACTTCTTGAACCTCAGCAACAAATTCAGGTAAAGAGAACGACCTTCACAAAACATATTTCAAATTtcttaaacaagccaaaaatGATAATGGAAAATCAAGCAAAAGAAAGTTGTAATCATACGGATCTCTGCGGCGAATCTCTTTAAATGACATTGCAGCTGATGATTCTCCCCCCACAGTTTGATTTAAACTGTAACATTAACATGGAAATTATAAGCTGATCTTAAATTGAACTCTACCCAGAACACAGCATTAAAATTTGAATGTGTAGCCATACTCTTGGATTTTGTGAACAATGGGATGATCACTTGTTTCCCATCTCTCACGAATATCTTCTGCAATCTGTCATTCGGCACATAAATATTTTAcataacttcatattaaattaaATCCAGATTTACTACTTCTGCTCTTAGCTAAAAGTTTTATGCTAAAGAATATTCACCTATAAACACATTCCAGATCAAGCCATGTATATCCTCATTGGATCAAATATAACAGAGggaaaaaaataaatgaaaattatTACGAGCAGAAAAGATAAAATTCTACTGAGAATCTGAAAAGTACCTCCTGGCTTCTTGTTACAACAGGTTCACTCATGCCAGTGAAGCGCTTAAAAAGAGGGTGACCTTGCATCTGAGAATAATAAAAACTCATGGAAAAAGGATTACAAAAGGCAAAAGACAAGTTCACCTGCATTTCAACAGGGACTAATAAGTAAGAAAATTACTTTATCCTTGAATGCCTCCCATTTCTTATTCCATTTCGATTGCTTTGATGGTAAGACAGCAACATCAGTCCTTGTGCTTCTCTCAAAGTTTGCTGAAGTTTCTTGCGTGGGAGCAGAATATTCGAGGCGCTTTCTCTTACCTGGAGTACCTTTCAACTCATCCAATATGATGCCATATCCCTTCTTGGCTAAGTCAATAGGCTTTGCTTCTTTAATTTTCTGGAAGGCTGGTGACACTTTTGATGATAAGGATGAAGCAGCAGACTTAACCTTGCTATAAACTGATTCTGCACCATCACTGGAACCAGATTGCTGCTGTTCCTGTTGATTTTTTGCTGATGCAGACTCACTACTCTCATGGGTATTTGAACTAGAAGTATGTGAATGACCACTTGATCCTGGAGCTTCTTGCTTCCCCATCCCAAAACTTTCTTTGACCTAAATACAAATCAGGGTTAACTATCATCTCTTTAAAGAGTTGACCATAATTGGGAAATGTGCTAAGAAGAGCTAGGTGAAAATTAACCAACCTCCTCTTTAGTAGCAGAAATTTTTTCCTCCACATTGGAAAAAACCTACAAGATAAATTACATGAACTCAAAAAACAGTGACTAGAACTTAATAGTTTTGAAGGAACTTTCATGATTCGGAGATTGAAAGATCAATATCTTCGTTCGAGTTCTTGGAAAAGATCTCAGCTACCACACAAGAGGAAGATACAATTAGATGGAATAGTGACAGGAAAAAGCTTCACATGATAACCTAATATAGAAGTCTCATGTTTTGCTGCATAGCAATGCCTGGTGCTTGACACACGATAACCTATGTAGAAGACTTTATTGCAAATAATAATATTGCAAAATAAACGGGGCAAAACCCCTGTACAAAAGGATCCAGCATGTGTAAGAGATGATACATCTGTGAAACAGATGTTGGAATTGTGAGTCACGACTCGCCTATTTATTCACTGGAAGGCTGCGAAGGAGTTGACATGCTTTTCAACTTGCTTTTTactaaataaaagggaaaaacccCAATATACAAGAGGATCCAGCATGCGTAAGAGATGATACATGTGTAAAAACAGAAGCGGGAATTGTGAATCACCTATTTATTCCCTGGAAGGCTGCAAAGGCGCTGTGGGGGCATGTTTTTCAAATTATTTGTAACAGAGAGGCCATGCACAAATCTCTAAAAGCAGTCTATAGCTGCTGACAGGGAGAAAAAAAGGGAAGCTCAATCGCAAGATATGGGGAACTGTACTAGCATGTATTATATGGACAAAATGAAGGAGAAAGAAATCAAGAATGTTCGCAAAGTGTATGCACGCCATTATACATTGAAAGCAAAATGACTAGTTAATCTAACTTGTTGGTGCAATTAAAAGTTTGTAAAAGATGTAATGACTGGACTTCATTAGCTCCCTTCATTTTTAAAGGGAGGCGGAGGTGCTTTTTTACTTATTGCATTCATTGGATCCCCCTTAAcaaaaaatttaatattttatcaGAAAAAAGGGCAACGGATTAACAAGAGTTAACTTG
Proteins encoded in this window:
- the LOC104228917 gene encoding mitochondrial import inner membrane translocase subunit TIM44-2, which translates into the protein MTSRKLVRDLFISKQPIFCRILAPQQVVYGRVATNLRLVGADRHYPGIRNFGVFNEFSKKVKGEVDRNQEFQQSVKVLKEKAEELKEVKEDLKTRTKQTTEQLYKHVDGVWTEAEATAKKVFSNVEEKISATKEEVKESFGMGKQEAPGSSGHSHTSSSNTHESSESASAKNQQEQQQSGSSDGAESVYSKVKSAASSLSSKVSPAFQKIKEAKPIDLAKKGYGIILDELKGTPGKRKRLEYSAPTQETSANFERSTRTDVAVLPSKQSKWNKKWEAFKDKMQGHPLFKRFTGMSEPVVTRSQEIAEDIRERWETSDHPIVHKIQDLNQTVGGESSAAMSFKEIRRRDPSFSLPEFVAEVQEVIRPVLEAFFKGDTEALKKYCSKEVIERCKAEHQAFDSQGMIFDNKILHISDVEVRETKMMGDSPIIILAFQTQQVYCIRDKLGSIKEGGKDTIHTVYYAWAMQLVEAEELGEGAFHPIWRLREMQQFGVAALI